In Piliocolobus tephrosceles isolate RC106 chromosome 5, ASM277652v3, whole genome shotgun sequence, a single genomic region encodes these proteins:
- the SOX4 gene encoding transcription factor SOX-4 has translation MVQQTNNAENTEALLAGESSDSGAGLELGIASSPTPGSTASTGGKADDPSWCKTPSGHIKRPMNAFMVWSQIERRKIMEQSPDMHNAEISKRLGKRWKLLKDSDKIPFIREAERLRLKHMADYPDYKYRPRKKVKSGNANSSSSAAASSKPGEKGDKVGGSGGGGHGGGGGGGSSNAGGGGGGASGGGANSKPAQKKSCGSKVAGGAGGGVNKPHAKLILAGGGGGGGKAAAAAAGSSFAAEQAGAAALLPLGAAADHHSLYKARTPSASASASSAASASAALAAPGKHLAEKKVKRVYLFGGLGTSSSPVGGVGAGADPSDPLGLYEEEGAGCSPDAPSLSGRSSAASSPAAGRSPADHRGYASLRAASPAPSSAPSHASSSASSHSSSSSSSGSSSSDDEFEDDLLDLNPSSNFESMSLGSFSSSSALDRDLDFNFEPGSGSHFEFPDYCTPEVSEMISGDWLESSISNLVFTY, from the coding sequence atggtgcagcaaaccaacaatGCCGAGAACACGGAAGCGTTGCTGGCCGGCGAGAGCTCGGACTCGGGCGCCGGCCTCGAGCTGGGCATCGCCTCCTCCCCCACGCCCGGCTCCACCGCCTCCACGGGCGGCAAGGCCGACGACCCGAGCTGGTGCAAGACCCCGAGTGGGCACATCAAGCGGCCCATGAACGCCTTCATGGTGTGGTCGCAGATCGAGCGGCGCAAGATCATGGAGCAGTCGCCCGACATGCACAACGCCGAGATCTCCAAGCGGCTGGGCAAACGCTGGAAGCTGCTCAAAGACAGCGACAAGATCCCTTTCATTCGAGAGGCGGAGCGGCTGCGCCTCAAGCACATGGCTGACTACCCCGACTACAAGTACCGGCCCAGGAAGAAGGTGAAGTCCGGCAACGCCAACTCCAGCTCCTCGGCCGCCGCCTCCTCCAAGCCAGGGGAGAAGGGAGACAAGGTCGGTGGCAGCGGCGGGGGCGGCCatgggggcggcggcggcggcgggagcaGCAACGCGGGGGGAGGAGGCGGCGGTGCGAGTGGCGGCGGCGCCAACTCCAAACCGGCGCAGAAAAAGAGCTGCGGCTCCAAAGTGGCTGGCGGCGCGGGCGGCGGGGTCAACAAACCGCACGCCAAGCTCATCCTggcaggcggcggcggcggcggcgggaaaGCAGCGGCTGCCGCCGCCGGCTCCTCCTTTGCCGCCGAACAGGCGGGGGCCGCCGCCCTGCTGCCCCTGGGCGCCGCCGCCGACCACCACTCGCTGTACAAGGCGCGGACTCCCAGCGCCTCGGCCTCCGCCTCCTCGGCGGCCTCAGCTTCCGCAGCGCTCGCGGCCCCGGGCAAGCACCTGGCGGAGAAGAAGGTGAAGCGCGTCTACCTGTTCGGCGGCCTGGGCACGTCGTCGTCGCCCGTGGGCGGCGTGGGCGCGGGAGCCGACCCTAGCGACCCCCTGGGCTTGTACGAGGAGGAGGGCGCGGGCTGCTCGCCCGACGCGCCAAGCCTGAGCGGCCGCAGCAGCGCTGCCTCGTCCCCCGCCGCCGGCCGCTCGCCCGCCGACCACCGCGGCTACGCCAGCCTGCGCGCCGCCTCGCCCGCCCCGTCCAGCGCGCCCTCGCACGCGTCCTCCTCGGCCTCGTCccactcctcctcttcctcctcctcggGCTCCTCGTCCTCCGACGACGAGTTCGAAGACGACCTGCTCGACCTGAACCCCAGCTCAAACTTTGAGAGCATGTCCCTGGGCAGCTTCAGCTCGTCGTCGGCGCTCGACCGGGACCTGGATTTTAACTTCGAGCCCGGCTCCGGCTCGCACTTCGAGTTCCCGGACTACTGCACGCCCGAGGTGAGCGAGATGATCTCGGGAGACTGGCTCGAGTCCAGCATCTCCAACCTGGTTTTCACCTACTGA